The sequence GATACTCATTTCTCATGTAATCTGAGAATACTAACAATTACTATATATTCATCATTGATAATAGAAGCTTAAATTCATCAGCCTCAAATGCCAAAAGATGACAAAACAAACATTGTTGGCTTATTGATGAGTAAGTTTCTGGACAATCACTTTTCGTCTAAGATTATGAAGAGACTAGTTCTCCACTCTGGTAAGAATTAGATCCTGGGAATGAGAATCACACAAGGAGATAGGTTTTTCATGTCAAGATATCAAGAAGATGATGTTAAAATATGACAATCCAGATGTTGATTGAGCTttggtttaattataaaattttaatttattattttttaatcatttaactTACAATTTAATCATACTGCAGTATTatatattctcttttttatttattatttttttcatttgcaaatatgattaaataaaatataattagagaTTGACTAAttgaagcaaaaaaaaaaagttacataatcaaaatgaaactaaatataaaatttacagACCACTTGTAGCATTATTCCTATACTACAAAGATGATGAAAGTAGCAGAGTgatctttaaaaattagaacCAAAATGTCTAAACTCAAAGCAGTACAGCAATAAGATTGAAGGAAGTTCCTAAATTAACAGACGAATGACTAAAAGTATTATAGATAATTGGGTGTCTCCTCACATAAGGTTGCTGCTGCGGAATGATCCCAAAGATTTAATGGCTCCTCCTTTGATCACGTACTGGTAGTACACTGCTGCTAGTAGTGCTCCAACTAATGGCCCCACCCAGAAAATCcactatatattatttaatattaataaatatataaaacttatatatCGATTTAGcgtgtaaataaaaatattaatatctatatataagtattttttttaaaataaaaataaaaaatcacttATTTAgcaagttatatttttaaatttctaccCTTCGTagaattatgaattgatttGTTTATTTCATGTGAGATACTGATAATTGAATACATGATTTACAGCATAATTCGTTTATTGTTCTTTGTCTTTGGCATATGTTTGTATAATAGATGAAAGAGGAAAATGGACATACATGTTCTTCCCAAACTTTCCGAGTGTTGTAAATAATAGCAGCAGCAAGGCTCCTGGCAGGATTTATGCCAGTACCAGTAATAGGAATTGTGGCCAAATGCACAGCGAAAACAGCAAATCCAATTGGCAAAGGAGCCAGTATCTGAAATCATTTATCCTCACCCCATCAGAATCTCCAAAATAGAGAAGTCCATTTTATGCatctcttattattattattataattattattattttctttcattaacaGTCAAGGGTGTCTCCTTGTTGGCAATGGTAAGATTACCCTCTCCTGCATCAGCCTGAGCATTACATTCCTGATGTGCTTTCTACAAGTATTTAACCCGGATTGCCAAGGAGAGagagattaataaaaaaattcagttTTAGTTATTTGTTTTACTACTAGTATATACTTACAGGAACATGGGAGTCGCGGGCTTTTCGCTTAGGATCAGTGGCGGAAAAGACTGTGTACACAAGAACGAAAGTACCCACAATCTCAGCACCCAAAGCAGCACCTTTTGAGTAACCAGTTGCAACAGAGTTTGCGCCACCACCAAGTGTAATATAGTCATGCTCCATGAATGCCTTCACTAACCCTACGCCACATATTGCTCCAAGGCACTGCGATATCATGTAAGAAACTGCACGATCCAGTGACACCTTCCTCGCCACCAGCAGCCCGAATGTCACTGCTGGGTTGATGTGCCCTCCTGCAAGCGGTTTTCAAGCCATATAGACAATTACCCTTTTTGATTAAACtcagaaaagaaatagtaaaCTAAAGTTTTGtaggaaataaataataaaccaGACAAAAATGAATCTGTTATTGCATTTCCAAGTTTTATAGGAAAACAGAAAGCCAAATCCTACGTCTATGgtattagaaaagaaacaaaaggttaTGATCTTGATGGGTGATCATGTGAAGTA comes from Ricinus communis isolate WT05 ecotype wild-type chromosome 5, ASM1957865v1, whole genome shotgun sequence and encodes:
- the LOC8268064 gene encoding aquaporin PIP2-7-like isoform X1, producing MAGDQDRQVEEEEEESDGKDYVEPPPVPLLHLAELKEWAFYRALIAEFTATLLFLYVSVATVIGHKAQISPCDGVGILGIAWAFGAMIFVLVYCTAGISGGHINPAVTFGLLVARKVSLDRAVSYMISQCLGAICGVGLVKAFMEHDYITLGGGANSVATGYSKGAALGAEIVGTFVLVYTVFSATDPKRKARDSHVPILAPLPIGFAVFAVHLATIPITGTGINPARSLAAAIIYNTRKVWEEHWIFWVGPLVGALLAAVYYQYVIKGGAIKSLGSFRSSNLM
- the LOC8268064 gene encoding aquaporin PIP2-7-like isoform X2 produces the protein MAGDQDRQVEEEEEESDGKDYVEPPPVPLLHLAELKEWAFYRALIAEFTATLLFLYVSVATVIGHKAQISPCDGVGILGIAWAFGAMIFVLVYCTAGISGGHINPAVTFGLLVARKVSLDRAVSYMISQCLGAICGVGLVKAFMEHDYITLGGGANSVATGYSKGAALGAEIVGTFVLVYTVFSATDPKRKARDSHVPILAPLPIGFAVFAVHLATIPITGTGINPARSLAAAIIYNTRKVWEEHLEHY